The DNA sequence AGCGCGAAGCGCGCATCCGCCGTTCCCAAAGGTTGCGTTAATCGATAATGTCACGGGTATTTACGGCGGATGCGCTTCGCTTATCCGCCCTACGCAAAGTCGAGGAAAATTATCAGAGACTCTCGATTCGACGTACCTGCTCCTGCAACTTACTCAACGCGGATTTCAACCCGTCCAACCGATCGCGCTCTTTATCGACCACTTCTTTAGGCGCCTTGTCGACAAAGCTTGCATTGCCCAGCTTGCCTTCGGTTTTCTGGATGTCTTTTTCCAGCTTCACGGTTTCTTTGCTCAACCGCTCAAGCTCGGCATCCTTGTCGATCAGGCCGGCCATGGGTACCAGCAGCTCAAGATTACCCGCCAGTGCTGTGGCGGACACCGGGGCTTCGTCCCCCGGGTTCAGCCAGGTGACGTCTTCCAGGGCGGCGAGTTTGATCAGGTACTGGCGGTTGTCGTTCAGGCGGCGCTGATCCTGATCGGAGCCGTTGTAGAAAAACAGCGGCAGTTTTTTCGCCGGGGAAATGTTCATTTCCCCGCGTATGTTACGCACACCCAGAATCACCGCCTTCAGCCATTCGATATCCGCTGAGGCGTCCGCATCGATTTTGCTCTCATCAGCGACGGGGTAGGGCGCGAGCATGATGGTCTCGCCCTGGGCACCGGACAGGTCTTTGATCTTCTGCCAGATTTCTTCGGTGATGAATGGCATCAGCGGGTGTGCCAGACGCAGGGTGGTTTCCAGCACGCGGATCAGGGTGCGGCGGGTGCCGCGTTTCTGTTCGGCGGTGGCATTCTCGTCCCACAGGACCGGCTTGGACAGCTCCAGATACCAGTCGCAGTACTCGTTCCAGATGAACTCGTACAGGGCCTGGGCTGCCAGATCGAGGCGGTAGGTGTTCAGTGCCTCGGTGACGGTTTGCTCGGCGTTCTGCAGGCGGGAAATGATCCACCGGTCCGCCAGAGACAGGGCGACGTCACCGCCGTCCTGACCGCAGTCTTCGCCTTCGCACTGCATCAGCACATAGCGGGTGGCGTTCCAGATTTTGTTGCAGAAGTTGCGGTAGCCTTCCACCCGGCCCATATCGAACTTGATGTCACGCCCGGTGGAGGCCAGGGAGCAGAAGGTAAAACGCAGGGCGTCGGTGCCATAGGCGGCAATACCGTCCGGGAATTCTTTGCGGGTCTGCTTTTCAATTTTCTGGGCGTCTTTCGGGCGCATCAGGCCTTTGGTGCGCTTGGCCACCAGGCTTTCGAGATCAATGCCGTCGATGATGTCCAGCGGGTCCAGCACGTTGCCTTTGGACTTGGACATTTTCTGACCGTAACTGTCGCGTACCAGACCGTGCACGTAGACGGTTTCGAACGGCACCTGCGGCTTACCGTTTTCATCTTTGATCAGGTGCATGGTCAGCATGATCATGCGCGCCACCCAGAAGAAAATGATGTCGAACCCGGTGACCAGCAGGTCGGTCGGGTGGAATTTCTTCAGGAAGTCGGTCTGTTCCGGCCAGCCCAGGGTGGAGAAGGTCCACAGGCCTGAGCTGAACCAGGTATCCAGTACGTCTTCGTCCTGCTCCAGCTTGACGCTCTGGGGCAAGTCGTACTTGCTACGGATTTCCGCCTCGTTGCGGCCTACGTAGACCTGTCCGTTCTCGTCGTACCAGGCCGGAATCCGATGGCCCCACCAGAGCTGTCGGCTGATGCACCAGTCCTGAATGTCGCGCATCCAGGAGAAGTACATGTTCTCGTACTGTTTGGGCACAAATTGAATGCGGCCGTCTTCCACCGC is a window from the Marinimicrobium koreense genome containing:
- a CDS encoding valine--tRNA ligase — translated: MEKTYNPHAIEREWYQTWEDRGYFKPQGGDDPYCIMIPPPNVTGSLHMGHGFNNAVMDAMIRYHRMKGDDTLWQMGTDHAGIATQMVVERQLAAEGQDRHDLGREKFLEKVWEWKAESGGNITRQLRRLGSSLDWSRERFTMDEGLSKAVQEAFVRLYEDGLIYRGKRLVNWDPKLHTAISDLEVENHDEKGFFWHMRYPLADGEKTADGKDHLVVATTRPETMLGDSAVAVHPEDQRYASLVGKFIELPLVGRRIPIIADDYVDQDFGTGCVKITPAHDFNDYEVGKRHDLPLINVLDKDAAILGTAQVFNYAGQSRTDIDTGLPSELAGKDRYAAREAIVEALQASDLMDKIEDHALKQPRGDRSGVVVEPWLTDQWYVSTKPLAEPAIEAVEDGRIQFVPKQYENMYFSWMRDIQDWCISRQLWWGHRIPAWYDENGQVYVGRNEAEIRSKYDLPQSVKLEQDEDVLDTWFSSGLWTFSTLGWPEQTDFLKKFHPTDLLVTGFDIIFFWVARMIMLTMHLIKDENGKPQVPFETVYVHGLVRDSYGQKMSKSKGNVLDPLDIIDGIDLESLVAKRTKGLMRPKDAQKIEKQTRKEFPDGIAAYGTDALRFTFCSLASTGRDIKFDMGRVEGYRNFCNKIWNATRYVLMQCEGEDCGQDGGDVALSLADRWIISRLQNAEQTVTEALNTYRLDLAAQALYEFIWNEYCDWYLELSKPVLWDENATAEQKRGTRRTLIRVLETTLRLAHPLMPFITEEIWQKIKDLSGAQGETIMLAPYPVADESKIDADASADIEWLKAVILGVRNIRGEMNISPAKKLPLFFYNGSDQDQRRLNDNRQYLIKLAALEDVTWLNPGDEAPVSATALAGNLELLVPMAGLIDKDAELERLSKETVKLEKDIQKTEGKLGNASFVDKAPKEVVDKERDRLDGLKSALSKLQEQVRRIESL